A stretch of Caballeronia sp. SL2Y3 DNA encodes these proteins:
- a CDS encoding four-carbon acid sugar kinase family protein translates to MSAQPVQAASMLILADDLSGAADCAIAFAASGRKTVVTLDISSPGDDATVIAADTDTRRFAPADAGARVADAWQALRAPGRRLYKKIDSTLRGNWTAEVAALARLAGPAIVAPAFPATGRAVRDGIVFVHGVPLEETETWQLEHAGRDARLGLMLEAAGLTTAHVALDTLRGEPQSLAAIIATAAANGTGALIVDAETSDDLAALARITASLDTPFFWVGSGGLARELAALPDLFEAAASTAARHPSADVARGPVLALVGSLSAVSERQCAMLRTEAGLVELILPPAVLRDGERHADWRAWGERIGETLRGGQDLIVRIGRDDAFDPAEGARLSTALAALVAPHFDALGGLIATGGETARAMLAAANVGSLELVREIEAGVALGRAATGVSDTAGGAAGGAAIVTKAGAFGSEHALYGAYRHLRGLSNEHAEAAAPVAAR, encoded by the coding sequence ATGAGCGCGCAGCCTGTCCAGGCGGCGAGCATGCTGATTCTCGCCGATGACCTCTCGGGCGCCGCCGACTGCGCCATCGCGTTCGCGGCGTCGGGCCGCAAGACGGTCGTGACGCTGGACATCTCGTCGCCCGGCGACGACGCGACCGTGATCGCCGCCGACACCGACACGCGCCGCTTCGCGCCCGCCGACGCCGGCGCGCGCGTCGCGGATGCGTGGCAGGCGCTGCGCGCGCCCGGCCGGCGTCTCTACAAGAAGATCGATTCGACGCTGCGCGGCAACTGGACCGCCGAAGTGGCGGCGCTCGCGCGTCTCGCCGGGCCGGCGATCGTCGCGCCCGCGTTTCCGGCCACGGGCCGCGCCGTGCGCGACGGCATCGTGTTTGTGCATGGCGTGCCGCTCGAAGAAACCGAAACGTGGCAGCTCGAACACGCCGGACGCGACGCGCGCCTCGGGCTGATGCTCGAAGCGGCGGGCCTCACGACCGCGCACGTCGCGCTCGACACGCTGCGCGGCGAGCCGCAGTCACTCGCCGCGATCATCGCGACGGCGGCGGCGAACGGCACCGGCGCATTGATCGTCGATGCCGAAACCAGCGACGATCTCGCCGCGCTCGCGCGCATCACGGCATCGCTCGATACGCCGTTTTTCTGGGTCGGCTCGGGCGGGCTTGCACGCGAACTCGCGGCGCTGCCCGATCTGTTCGAAGCGGCAGCATCAACGGCGGCGCGGCACCCGTCGGCAGACGTGGCGCGCGGCCCGGTGCTCGCGCTCGTCGGCAGCCTGTCGGCGGTGTCGGAGCGGCAATGCGCGATGCTGCGCACCGAAGCGGGTCTCGTCGAACTCATCCTGCCGCCGGCGGTGCTGCGCGACGGCGAGCGTCATGCGGACTGGCGCGCGTGGGGCGAGCGCATCGGCGAAACCTTGCGCGGCGGGCAGGATCTGATCGTGCGAATTGGACGCGACGATGCCTTCGACCCCGCCGAAGGCGCGCGCCTTTCCACTGCGCTCGCCGCGCTCGTCGCGCCGCACTTCGACGCCCTCGGCGGGCTGATCGCGACCGGCGGCGAAACCGCCCGCGCGATGCTCGCGGCGGCCAACGTCGGCAGCCTCGAACTCGTGCGCGAAATCGAAGCCGGCGTCGCGCTCGGACGGGCCGCGACGGGCGTATCGGACACGGCGGGCGGCGCGGCGGGCGGCGCGGCCATCGTCACGAAGGCAGGCGCGTTCGGCAGCGAGCACGCGCTCTACGGCGCGTACCGGCATCTGCGCGGACTTTCGAACGAACACGCCGAAGCGGCCGCACCCGTCGCCGCCCGCTAA
- the pdxA gene encoding 4-hydroxythreonine-4-phosphate dehydrogenase PdxA, producing MTNYLPVIGITMGDASGVGPEIVVKSLAHDTVYQQCRPLVIGDARRLERAIEITGVKATVRRVEDASEARYEPGAIDCIDLGLIPDDLPFGQLSPVAGDAAYRYIARAVELAQANQIDAICTAPLNKEALHAGGHKFPGHTEMLAHLTGVDEVSMMLVAPKLRVIHVTTHIGIIDAIRKIEPGLVQRTIERGDATLKKAGIERPRIGVCGINPHAGENGLFGYGEEEEKIIPAVKALQERGLDVTGPLPADTLFYRAGRGDFDLVVAMYHDQGHGPVKVLGLEAGVNVTVGLDVIRTSVDHGTAFDIAGKGIADEGSMLEALRQGAELATRRG from the coding sequence ATGACCAACTATCTTCCCGTAATCGGCATCACGATGGGCGACGCGAGCGGCGTGGGCCCGGAAATCGTCGTCAAGAGCCTCGCGCACGACACCGTTTATCAGCAGTGCCGTCCGCTCGTGATCGGCGATGCGCGCCGCCTCGAGCGCGCCATCGAAATCACCGGCGTGAAGGCCACCGTGCGCCGCGTCGAGGACGCGTCCGAGGCGCGCTATGAACCGGGCGCGATCGACTGCATCGACCTCGGTCTGATTCCGGACGACCTGCCGTTCGGCCAGCTCTCGCCGGTCGCGGGCGACGCCGCTTACCGCTATATCGCCCGCGCGGTCGAACTGGCACAGGCCAATCAGATCGACGCCATCTGCACCGCGCCGCTCAACAAGGAAGCGTTGCACGCGGGCGGCCACAAGTTTCCGGGACACACGGAAATGCTCGCGCATCTGACGGGCGTCGACGAAGTGTCGATGATGCTGGTCGCGCCGAAGCTGCGCGTGATTCACGTGACGACGCACATCGGCATCATCGACGCGATCCGCAAGATCGAGCCGGGGCTCGTGCAGCGCACCATCGAGCGCGGCGACGCGACGCTGAAGAAGGCGGGCATCGAAAGGCCGCGCATCGGCGTGTGCGGGATCAATCCGCATGCGGGCGAGAACGGTCTCTTCGGCTACGGCGAGGAAGAGGAGAAGATCATCCCGGCGGTGAAGGCGTTGCAGGAACGCGGTCTCGACGTGACCGGCCCGCTGCCCGCCGACACGCTGTTCTATCGCGCGGGACGCGGCGACTTCGATCTGGTGGTGGCGATGTATCACGATCAGGGACACGGCCCCGTGAAGGTGCTCGGGCTGGAAGCGGGCGTGAACGTGACCGTCGGGCTGGATGTGATCCGCACGTCGGTGGATCACGGCACGGCGTTCGATATCGCGGGCAAGGGCATCGCCGATGAAGGCAGCATGCTCGAAGCGCTGCGCCAGGGCGCGGAACTGGCGACGCGGCGCGGGTGA
- a CDS encoding 2-keto-3-deoxygluconate permease produces the protein MAQIPIKRAVERVPGGMMIVPLLIGSLIATFLPGMPKFFGSFTNALFTGALPILAVFYVCMGAGIDVKATPYLLKKGGALFATKVGMAILTGIVLGHFLGEQPISSGMFAGLSTLAVVAAMNDTNGGLYMALMGQYGRSEDVGAYTIMSLESGPFLTMVTLGVAGLSAFPWPTLVGSILPLAIGMLLGNLDRDMRDFLGRAVPVMIPFFALALGASLDLHKVWQAGLLGIGLGLAVVIVTGIPLYFADRLTGGTGVAGAAAANTAGNAAAVPALIAAANPVYESAAKSATLLVAACVVVTAIVTPIVTAAIAKRVNARSDARMAVGARDKRGATQ, from the coding sequence ATGGCCCAGATTCCCATCAAACGCGCGGTGGAGCGCGTACCCGGCGGCATGATGATCGTTCCGCTTCTGATCGGCTCGCTCATCGCGACGTTCCTGCCGGGCATGCCGAAGTTTTTCGGCTCGTTCACGAACGCGCTGTTCACCGGCGCGCTGCCGATTCTCGCGGTCTTCTATGTCTGCATGGGCGCGGGCATCGACGTAAAAGCGACGCCCTACCTGCTCAAGAAAGGCGGCGCGCTCTTCGCCACGAAAGTCGGCATGGCGATTCTCACCGGCATCGTGCTCGGGCATTTTCTCGGCGAGCAGCCGATCAGCTCCGGCATGTTCGCGGGCCTCTCGACGCTCGCCGTCGTCGCCGCGATGAACGACACGAACGGCGGCCTTTACATGGCGCTGATGGGGCAGTACGGACGCTCGGAAGACGTCGGCGCGTACACCATCATGTCGCTCGAATCGGGTCCGTTCCTGACGATGGTCACGCTCGGCGTCGCGGGCCTTTCAGCGTTTCCGTGGCCGACGCTCGTCGGCAGCATTCTGCCGCTCGCCATCGGCATGTTGCTCGGCAATCTGGACCGCGACATGCGCGACTTTCTCGGCCGCGCGGTTCCGGTGATGATTCCGTTCTTCGCGCTGGCGCTCGGCGCGAGCCTCGACTTGCACAAGGTCTGGCAGGCTGGCCTGCTCGGCATCGGCCTTGGGCTCGCGGTGGTCATCGTGACGGGCATTCCGCTCTACTTCGCGGACCGTCTGACGGGCGGCACGGGCGTGGCGGGCGCGGCGGCAGCGAACACCGCAGGCAATGCGGCGGCGGTTCCGGCGCTGATCGCGGCGGCCAATCCGGTCTACGAATCGGCGGCGAAGTCGGCGACGCTGCTCGTCGCGGCATGCGTGGTCGTGACGGCCATCGTCACGCCGATCGTCACCGCCGCGATTGCGAAGCGCGTGAACGCACGCAGCGATGCGCGCATGGCGGTCGGCGCGCGCGACAAGCGGGGAGCCACGCAATGA
- a CDS encoding DUF1801 domain-containing protein yields the protein MNASQRIDQLIADLTDWRGQTFARVRESILDADPEIVEEWKYMGSPVWYRDGMIAVANAHKGKVKVTFAHGASIADPDGLFNAGLEGNARRAIDFFEGDAVDAARLTRLVRAAIEFNQGKAKKSGK from the coding sequence ATGAACGCATCGCAACGCATCGACCAGTTGATCGCCGACCTGACGGACTGGCGCGGGCAGACCTTCGCCCGCGTGCGCGAAAGCATCCTCGATGCCGATCCGGAGATCGTCGAGGAGTGGAAGTACATGGGAAGCCCGGTGTGGTATCGCGACGGCATGATCGCGGTCGCCAACGCGCACAAGGGCAAGGTGAAGGTGACGTTTGCTCACGGCGCGTCGATTGCCGATCCCGACGGGCTGTTCAACGCGGGGCTGGAAGGGAATGCGCGGCGGGCCATCGATTTCTTCGAAGGCGATGCGGTCGATGCGGCGCGGCTTACGCGGCTCGTGCGCGCGGCGATCGAGTTCAATCAGGGGAAAGCGAAGAAGTCGGGGAAGTGA
- a CDS encoding PAS domain S-box protein translates to MRHKFDRQRQAHFQRWFATFASLAHSRLPLPAYLQKVTDTLREVAAVASAVVEWIEADELVYCAASGAAAQHVGVRLPSAGSLSGLCITRQQALISRNTANDHRVDRAACQAVGAVSMVVAPVIYDGRSVAVLKLISGQPDQFNQSDIAILNAFCACIAETIAREEAAQENRQLVAANASVSATLSMESSLRAEYEKKLADALRRRRTVIDNANVAFVSMDEAGMIVDWNEAAASLFGWRAQDALNREMAQLIVPERFRDAHRAGLTRYLATGEARVINRRVELPALRRDGTEFAAELTVSEVWFDGQRQFACFIHDITDRLRATEANQRLRLLIDSVSDYAICMLDRHGIVQSWNDGARALYGYTAEEAVGRHFAMFYPPDELGHDRPDEALRRANEHGRVEHEDWRVRKDGSAFWAHAILSALPSTTGREQNFVAITRDMTARRRLEELEASSRRMNEFLALLGHELRNPLAPIRNAVSILKLKASDDPDVNRSRLIVDRQLAHLTKLVDDLLEAGRVSSGKIRLSTEIVDIADVVHLSVEASQPLFDARGQRLAVEEIGQRMYVNGDPTRLVQALNNLLNNASKFSPPGSTVTLEVGPRGNAAMLRVSDQGRGISADALATVFDLFVQEHPPGAHLDEGGLGIGLTLVRAIAELHGGHVEAKSGGTGTGSAFTLWLPLAQAPADIGATPAEPAPTADRQLEVLVVDDNRDSADSMTLLVDMLGHTARSAYDGEEALQQFGARRPQVVLLDLSMPGLTGFDVIRGIREQASSDGGKHVIVAAMTGLGSDEDIARTRAAGFDAHLVKPVDLDEVEAVLALAAK, encoded by the coding sequence ATGAGGCACAAGTTCGATCGCCAACGTCAGGCGCATTTCCAGCGGTGGTTCGCAACGTTCGCCAGTCTCGCGCATTCGCGCCTGCCGCTGCCCGCTTATCTGCAAAAAGTCACGGACACCTTGCGCGAAGTCGCAGCCGTCGCCTCGGCTGTCGTCGAATGGATCGAAGCCGACGAACTCGTGTATTGCGCGGCGAGCGGGGCGGCCGCGCAGCACGTCGGCGTCCGGCTGCCGAGCGCCGGCAGTCTGTCCGGCCTGTGCATCACGCGGCAGCAGGCGCTCATCAGCCGCAATACCGCAAACGACCATCGCGTGGATCGCGCGGCGTGTCAGGCGGTCGGCGCTGTTTCCATGGTGGTTGCGCCCGTCATCTATGACGGCCGCTCCGTGGCGGTGCTCAAGCTCATCTCCGGCCAGCCGGACCAGTTCAACCAGTCGGACATCGCCATCCTGAACGCGTTCTGCGCGTGCATCGCGGAAACCATCGCACGCGAGGAAGCGGCGCAAGAGAATCGCCAGCTCGTCGCGGCCAATGCGAGCGTGAGCGCAACCCTGAGCATGGAATCGTCGCTGCGCGCGGAGTACGAGAAAAAGCTCGCCGATGCCCTGCGCCGCCGCCGCACCGTGATCGACAACGCGAACGTCGCCTTCGTTTCGATGGACGAAGCGGGCATGATCGTCGACTGGAACGAGGCCGCCGCGTCGCTATTCGGATGGCGCGCGCAAGACGCGCTGAACCGGGAAATGGCGCAACTCATCGTGCCGGAGCGTTTCCGCGACGCGCATCGCGCCGGCCTCACGCGCTATCTCGCCACCGGCGAAGCGCGAGTGATCAACAGGCGTGTCGAGCTTCCGGCGCTGCGGCGCGACGGCACCGAATTCGCCGCCGAACTGACGGTGAGCGAAGTCTGGTTCGACGGCCAGCGCCAGTTCGCGTGCTTCATCCATGACATCACGGACCGGCTGCGCGCGACGGAGGCGAACCAGCGCCTGCGCCTTTTGATCGATTCGGTCAGCGACTACGCGATCTGCATGCTGGACCGGCACGGCATCGTGCAATCGTGGAACGACGGCGCTCGCGCCCTCTACGGCTACACGGCGGAAGAGGCCGTCGGGCGGCATTTCGCGATGTTTTATCCGCCCGACGAACTGGGCCACGACCGCCCCGACGAAGCACTGCGCCGCGCGAACGAACACGGCCGCGTGGAACACGAAGACTGGCGCGTGCGCAAGGACGGCTCGGCGTTCTGGGCGCACGCCATTCTCAGCGCGCTGCCGTCCACCACTGGCCGCGAGCAGAACTTCGTCGCGATCACGCGCGACATGACCGCGCGCCGCCGCCTCGAAGAACTCGAAGCGTCGAGCCGGCGCATGAACGAATTCCTCGCGCTGCTCGGTCACGAGTTGCGCAATCCGCTCGCGCCGATACGCAACGCCGTGAGCATCCTGAAGCTGAAGGCGTCCGACGATCCCGACGTCAACCGCAGCCGGCTGATCGTCGACCGGCAGCTCGCGCATCTGACGAAGCTCGTCGACGATCTGCTCGAAGCGGGCCGCGTCAGTTCGGGCAAGATTCGTCTCTCGACGGAGATCGTGGATATCGCGGATGTCGTGCATCTGAGCGTCGAAGCGAGCCAGCCGTTGTTCGATGCGCGCGGCCAGCGCCTCGCGGTCGAAGAGATCGGCCAGCGCATGTATGTGAACGGCGATCCCACGCGGCTCGTGCAGGCGCTCAACAATCTGCTCAACAACGCATCGAAGTTCAGCCCGCCCGGGTCGACGGTCACGCTCGAAGTCGGCCCGCGCGGCAATGCGGCGATGCTGCGCGTGAGCGACCAGGGACGCGGCATTTCCGCCGATGCGCTCGCCACGGTCTTCGATCTCTTCGTGCAGGAGCATCCGCCGGGCGCGCATCTCGACGAAGGCGGGCTCGGCATCGGCCTGACCCTCGTGCGGGCTATCGCGGAACTGCACGGCGGCCATGTCGAGGCGAAGAGCGGCGGCACGGGAACCGGCAGCGCGTTCACGCTGTGGCTGCCGCTCGCGCAGGCGCCCGCGGACATCGGCGCGACGCCGGCGGAGCCCGCGCCTACGGCGGATCGGCAACTGGAAGTGCTCGTGGTGGACGACAATCGCGATTCCGCCGACAGCATGACGCTGCTCGTCGACATGCTCGGCCACACCGCGCGCTCGGCCTACGACGGCGAAGAGGCGTTGCAGCAGTTCGGCGCGCGCCGGCCGCAGGTCGTGCTGCTGGACCTGTCGATGCCGGGGCTGACGGGCTTCGACGTGATTCGCGGCATCCGCGAGCAGGCGAGCAGCGACGGCGGCAAACATGTGATCGTCGCCGCCATGACCGGGCTCGGATCGGACGAAGACATCGCCCGCACGCGCGCCGCCGGCTTCGATGCGCATCTCGTGAAGCCCGTGGACCTCGACGAAGTGGAAGCGGTGCTCGCGCTCGCCGCCAAATGA
- a CDS encoding DeoR/GlpR family DNA-binding transcription regulator: protein MKVEKRREAMLQAVLSGMNDVAALCEHFGMSEATVRRDLRALAEERRIVRTYGGAASVGVHEPEESLDTRRASFREQKEAIARAAARHVQDGDTLFLDGGTTTAALARCLAGRKGIQVVTNNLLAVSALASADVPVTLIGGDVRPSSMSTLGPIAQLALSRVTYDLAFLGADGVVAGRGLCEATAEQAFLKECIVAQAASVFVLVTSDKLGRASQQHWTPLERDWTLITDSLADPAAASRFTERGNVTVERAESDAR, encoded by the coding sequence ATGAAAGTCGAGAAACGCCGCGAAGCCATGTTGCAGGCCGTACTGTCCGGCATGAACGATGTGGCCGCGCTGTGCGAGCACTTCGGCATGTCGGAGGCGACGGTGCGGCGCGATTTGCGCGCGCTCGCCGAGGAACGCCGCATCGTGCGCACGTACGGCGGCGCGGCGTCGGTCGGCGTGCACGAGCCGGAGGAATCGCTCGATACGCGGCGGGCGAGTTTTCGGGAACAGAAGGAAGCCATCGCCCGGGCGGCGGCGCGGCACGTGCAGGACGGCGACACGCTCTTTCTGGACGGCGGCACGACGACCGCCGCGCTCGCGCGCTGCCTCGCGGGGCGCAAGGGCATTCAGGTCGTGACGAACAATTTGCTGGCGGTCAGCGCGCTCGCGTCGGCGGACGTGCCCGTGACGCTGATCGGCGGCGACGTGCGGCCGTCGAGCATGAGCACGCTCGGGCCCATTGCGCAGCTTGCGCTGTCGCGCGTGACTTACGACCTGGCTTTTCTGGGCGCGGACGGCGTCGTGGCGGGCCGTGGACTGTGCGAAGCCACGGCGGAGCAGGCGTTTCTGAAGGAGTGCATCGTCGCGCAGGCGGCGAGCGTGTTCGTGCTCGTCACATCCGACAAGCTCGGGCGCGCGAGCCAGCAGCACTGGACGCCGCTCGAACGCGACTGGACGCTCATCACCGATTCGCTCGCGGACCCGGCCGCCGCGAGCCGCTTCACGGAGCGCGGCAACGTGACGGTCGAGCGCGCGGAGAGCGACGCCCGCTAG
- a CDS encoding PQQ-binding-like beta-propeller repeat protein, with protein sequence MSRHFSGRAVLSLFGAAMIAAAIVVGCSGGGSSSTTSSVAAGGGAAAPASSPAAASAASAGTSGGTPTQPVTHPMGVATYHNDIARTGQQLYESVLTPANVNAATFGKLAVFATDGPVDAQPLFLAAVAIAGGTHNVLYVATENASVFAFDADTGATLWKASTLGSAETPSDDHGCGQITPTIGITATPVIDRARGAMYVVGMSKDGAGRYHQRIHALDIATGAELFGGPMEITASYPGTGVDSQNGRVVFDPGQYAERASLLLLGGVVYTAWTSHCDIMPYTGWVIGYNASTLQQASVLNVTPNGQMGAIWMSGAGLASDGASIYFLDANGTFDATLDGQGMPIHGDFGNGFLKLGTTPTLAVTDYFQPSNTVQQSSADEDLGSGGALVLPDLPDASGAIRHLALGAGKNSVIYVVNRDSMGKFDSNADHIYQEVVGQIRGPVFGMPAYFNRTVYFGAIGDSIKAFAITDARLSSTPASRTPTSFGAPGATPSVSANGAANGAANGIVWAAENGMIAALHAYDASNLARELYNSRQAGARDQFGQGNKFITPTIANGKVYVGTRSGVGVFGLLSR encoded by the coding sequence ATGAGTCGGCATTTCTCAGGTCGCGCCGTGCTCTCCCTGTTTGGCGCGGCGATGATCGCGGCGGCGATCGTCGTGGGATGCAGCGGGGGCGGTTCTTCATCGACGACGAGTTCCGTCGCGGCGGGCGGCGGGGCGGCAGCGCCCGCGTCCAGTCCGGCGGCAGCATCGGCAGCATCGGCGGGAACGAGCGGCGGCACACCGACGCAGCCGGTCACGCACCCGATGGGCGTCGCGACCTATCACAACGACATCGCGCGCACCGGCCAGCAGCTCTACGAATCCGTGCTCACGCCCGCGAACGTCAACGCGGCCACGTTCGGCAAGCTCGCCGTCTTCGCGACGGACGGCCCCGTCGATGCGCAGCCGCTTTTCCTCGCCGCCGTGGCTATCGCGGGCGGCACGCACAACGTGCTGTACGTCGCGACCGAGAACGCCAGCGTCTTTGCGTTCGACGCGGATACCGGCGCCACGCTCTGGAAAGCGAGCACGCTGGGAAGCGCCGAGACGCCGAGCGACGACCACGGCTGCGGTCAGATCACGCCGACCATCGGCATCACCGCGACGCCGGTCATCGACCGCGCGCGCGGCGCGATGTATGTCGTCGGCATGTCGAAAGACGGCGCGGGGCGCTATCACCAGCGCATTCATGCGCTCGACATCGCCACGGGCGCGGAGCTTTTCGGCGGGCCGATGGAGATTACCGCGTCGTATCCCGGCACCGGCGTGGACAGCCAGAACGGGCGCGTCGTGTTCGATCCGGGGCAATACGCGGAGCGCGCGTCGCTGCTGCTGCTGGGTGGCGTCGTCTATACGGCGTGGACGTCGCATTGCGACATCATGCCGTACACCGGCTGGGTGATCGGCTACAACGCGAGCACGCTGCAACAGGCGAGCGTGCTGAACGTCACGCCCAACGGACAGATGGGCGCGATCTGGATGAGCGGCGCGGGCCTCGCTTCGGATGGCGCGTCGATCTATTTTCTCGATGCGAACGGCACCTTCGACGCGACGCTCGACGGGCAGGGCATGCCGATTCACGGCGATTTCGGCAACGGCTTCCTGAAGCTGGGCACGACGCCGACGCTCGCCGTCACCGATTACTTCCAGCCGTCGAACACGGTGCAGCAGTCGAGCGCGGACGAAGATCTCGGTTCTGGCGGCGCGCTCGTCTTACCCGATCTTCCTGACGCGAGCGGCGCGATCCGCCATCTCGCGCTCGGCGCGGGCAAGAACTCGGTGATCTACGTGGTCAACCGCGATTCGATGGGCAAGTTCGATTCGAACGCGGACCATATCTATCAGGAGGTCGTCGGGCAGATTCGCGGGCCGGTGTTCGGCATGCCCGCGTACTTCAACCGGACGGTGTATTTCGGCGCGATAGGCGACAGCATCAAGGCATTCGCGATCACCGACGCGCGGCTCTCGTCCACGCCCGCCAGCCGGACGCCCACGAGCTTCGGCGCGCCGGGCGCGACGCCGAGCGTGTCCGCGAACGGCGCGGCGAACGGCGCGGCGAACGGCATCGTGTGGGCGGCGGAGAACGGTATGATCGCGGCGCTGCACGCCTACGACGCGTCCAACCTCGCGCGCGAGCTGTACAACAGCCGACAGGCCGGCGCGCGCGATCAGTTCGGCCAGGGCAACAAGTTCATCACGCCGACGATTGCGAACGGCAAGGTGTACGTGGGCACGCGAAGCGGCGTGGGTGTGTTCGGGCTGCTTTCACGATAG
- a CDS encoding CoA transferase — protein sequence MTASFETLASLWRIAGLPGDALSFVDLTGHDPVFPSTFAVGTAAQSTIAAAALAACELAHLRGAPRQSVAVDMTHAAVECTGYFTLDGKEPETWGPFSGLYRCADGYVRIHANFAHHQDGALRVLGLDPGTATRADAERALVHWRAGDFEDACAQRGLVVTKLRRFYEWDATPQGRALAEQPLMAFTRIGDAPPLTLPPLAADARPLSGVRVLDLTRILAGPVGGRALAAFGANVLLVNSPRLPNISAIADTSRGKRSAHIDLRSEDGRAALWRLIGEAHVFSQGYRPGGLASLGFGPDELAARRPGIVQVSLSAYGTKGPWAGRRGFDSLVQTAMGFNAAEGEAEGAGKPRALPMQMLDMATGFLMAFGAAAALWKQQREGGSWHVEVSLAQTGQWLRALGRIEGGLGAKKPDIAAFLERVPSGFGELEAVRPSAQLARTPAGYERASVPPGASEARW from the coding sequence ATGACCGCTTCCTTCGAAACCCTCGCTTCCCTCTGGCGCATCGCCGGTCTGCCCGGCGATGCGCTTTCGTTCGTCGACCTGACCGGGCACGATCCGGTCTTTCCTTCGACCTTCGCCGTCGGCACGGCCGCGCAGTCCACCATCGCCGCAGCGGCGCTCGCCGCCTGCGAGCTCGCGCATCTTCGGGGCGCGCCCCGGCAAAGCGTGGCGGTCGATATGACGCACGCGGCGGTCGAATGCACCGGCTACTTCACGCTCGACGGCAAGGAGCCGGAAACGTGGGGGCCGTTCTCCGGGCTCTACCGCTGCGCCGACGGCTACGTGCGCATCCATGCGAACTTCGCGCACCATCAGGACGGCGCGTTGCGCGTGCTCGGTCTCGATCCGGGCACGGCGACGCGCGCCGACGCCGAGCGCGCGCTCGTCCACTGGCGCGCGGGCGACTTCGAAGATGCCTGCGCGCAACGCGGTCTCGTCGTCACGAAGCTGCGCCGCTTCTACGAATGGGACGCGACGCCGCAGGGCCGCGCGCTCGCCGAGCAGCCGCTGATGGCCTTCACGCGCATCGGCGATGCGCCGCCGCTCACGCTGCCGCCACTTGCCGCCGACGCGCGTCCGCTCTCCGGCGTGCGCGTCCTCGATTTGACGCGCATTCTGGCCGGCCCGGTCGGCGGTCGCGCGCTCGCCGCGTTCGGCGCTAACGTGCTGCTCGTGAATTCGCCGCGTCTGCCGAACATTTCCGCCATCGCCGATACGAGCCGGGGCAAACGCTCCGCCCATATCGACTTGCGCTCGGAAGACGGGCGCGCGGCGCTGTGGCGTCTGATCGGCGAGGCGCATGTGTTCTCGCAAGGCTACCGGCCCGGCGGGCTGGCGTCGCTCGGCTTCGGGCCGGACGAGCTGGCGGCGCGGCGGCCGGGCATCGTGCAGGTGTCGCTGTCGGCTTACGGGACGAAGGGTCCGTGGGCCGGGCGGCGCGGCTTCGACTCGCTCGTTCAGACCGCGATGGGTTTCAACGCGGCCGAAGGCGAGGCAGAAGGCGCAGGCAAGCCTCGCGCGCTGCCGATGCAGATGCTCGACATGGCGACTGGCTTTCTGATGGCGTTCGGCGCGGCGGCAGCGCTGTGGAAACAGCAGCGGGAAGGCGGAAGCTGGCATGTGGAGGTATCGCTCGCGCAGACGGGACAGTGGCTGCGCGCGCTCGGCCGGATCGAGGGCGGTCTGGGCGCGAAGAAGCCGGATATCGCGGCGTTTCTGGAACGCGTGCCATCGGGATTCGGCGAACTTGAAGCGGTGCGGCCGAGCGCGCAACTCGCGCGCACGCCTGCGGGTTATGAAAGGGCGTCGGTGCCGCCGGGGGCGTCGGAGGCGCGTTGGTGA